One segment of Glandiceps talaboti chromosome 21, keGlaTala1.1, whole genome shotgun sequence DNA contains the following:
- the LOC144451860 gene encoding uncharacterized protein LOC144451860 produces the protein MFKKRVIISYTDVAAAGSRAVLGIDHKVAYRSLEANELSNNKPACVRELPISPMDQDFDTLQVLNCRYEEFSIVVINTVLSGEHCHHVINRIVDECSQSNVEEITVVAAIRSDPTRTQQLEGIYENCINIKPETDHPALPEDVRISDPVLNILLQFLIIERLPTRCLLVAGHKALTGNANTEDGSLQNIQTLQEVLSVTTGLKFNLEISKSLDYRGTNDSEDEMASMIYM, from the exons ATGTTTAAAAAACGAGTAATCATATCATATACTGACGTTGCGGCAGCCGGGAG TCGTGCTGTATTAGGTATTGACCACAAAGTAGCATATCGTTCTCTGGAAGCCAATGAACTGTCAAACAACAAACCAGCATGTGTTCGAGAACTGCCCATATCACCAATGGACCAAGACTTTGATACATTGCAAGTATTGAACTGTAGGTATGAAGAG TTTTCCATTGTTGTTATAAATACAGTTTTATCAGGAGAACATTGTCATCATGTTATCAATAGGATAGTAGATGAATGCAGTCAAAG caacgtTGAAGAAATAACTGTAGTGGCAGCCATCAGATCAGATCCAACCCGAACACAGCAGTTAGAAGGCATATATGAAAACTGTATTAATATCAAACCAG AAACTGATCATCCAGCATTACCAGAAGATGTGAGAATTTCCGACCCAgtattaaatattttacttcagtTCTTAATAATTGAGAGACTTCCAACAAGATGTCTGTTAGTAGCAGGACACAAAGCATTGACAGGGAATGCTAACACCGAAGATGGTTCCTTACAG AATATTCAGACATTACAGGAAGTTCTCTCAGTGACCACAGGACTTAAATTTAATCTGGAAATCAGTAAATCACTC GATTACAGGGGGACTAACGACTCTGAAGATGAAATGGCATccatgatttacatgtag
- the LOC144451605 gene encoding ciliogenesis and planar polarity effector 2-like, protein MSRTADVSMEEMGQLVQHDWHKTNEGKEYFNSVFRNNKRKTFGLLERPSLSPQLYLETVNYKIFVSGKAGVGKTATVAKLSGVEVPTAHSETPGILTSVVYWPAKVADRTLMFKFHFWDAGEQALKKFDHILPACKDKVDAVLFLFSFADRPSFEDLTNQMSRIVDPQESTLKIVVGTKYDQYVHSEVTTNVLRDFEHKHKIPILKIKNLNRARLNDSERSLDGKVELDDVAPFLNSLAERLWYRDQVAVGLV, encoded by the exons ATGTCAAGAACTGCAGATGTGAGTATGGAGGAAATGGGACAACTAGTACAACATGACTGGCATAAAACAAACGAAGGCAAAGAATATTTCAATTCTGTATTCAGAAATAATAAACGAAAGACATTTG GGCTGCTAGAAAGACCAAGTTTATCACCTCAGCTTTATCTGGAAACTGtcaattataaaatatttgtatcagGGAAAGCAGGTGTTGGTAAAACTGCTACAGTGGCTAAGCTTTCAGGTGTAGAAGTACCTACAGCTCACAGTGAAACACCAG GTATTTTGACGTCCGTTGTATATTGGCCAGCCAAGGTAGCAGACCGTACCCTTATGTTCAAGTTTCATTTCTGGGATGCAGGAGAACAAGCACTTAAAAAATTTGACCATATTCTTCCA GCTTGTAAAGACAAGGTGGATGCAGTTCTCTTTCTATTCTCATTTGCTGACCGTCCAAGTTTTGAAGACTTGACCAATCAGATGTCAAGAATTGTGGATCCTCAAGAAAGCACACTCAAAATTGTAGTGGGCACTAA GTATGACCAGTATGTACACAGTGAAGTGACAACTAATGTACTACGGGATTTTgaacataaacataaaataccaatattaaaaatcaaaaaccTAAACAGAGCAAGACTGAATGACTCAGAGCGATCACTAGATGGCAAAGTAGAACTTGATGATGTGGCTCCCTTCCTAAACAGTTTGGCAGAGAGATTATGGTACAGAGATCAGGTTGCTGTTGGATTAGTCTAA